Within Gouania willdenowi chromosome 24, fGouWil2.1, whole genome shotgun sequence, the genomic segment TGTTATGGTTTATTTTTGCGTTTGAACTGCTCCCTTTGTGTTTCGTAGCATGGATTTGCTCCTGTGGAGTTTTATGTCGAGGGTTTAAGGAGTCGAACGCTGAAATCTCTGACGCCAAAGTTGGGTAAGAGTCTGTTCACATGCACCATTGTACACTTCTAGTCCAtaaaactcaattacagcaCCAATAAATATTTCTCTAACATGACACCCGTGTGTGCAGGTATGATGCAGATGGTGCTGGAGCCTTACTTTAAAGGGGAAGTCTTTGACATCACACTGGTGCCCATTAGCATCAGCTACGATCGCGTTCTGGAGGAGTCGCTGCTCGCACGCGAGCTGCTAGGCGTCCCCAAGCCCAAAGAGAGCACCGCGGTGCGCTACACGATCACATTACAcacattattaataattcaCAGTGAGGCCCTCGCCACATCCTAACCTCTCTGTGgctttaaataataaaagagATTGTTGTTTAGCTGTTCCTACAATTTGGCCTCGTTGGATGAGTTTTTGATGATGTGGTTGTTTTCCAGGGGCTGCTGAAGGCCAGCAGAGTGCTGCAAGAGGATTATGGGAGCATGCAAGTGAACTTTGGTCAGCCCCTATCAGTCCGAAAGCTGTGTGAGGGCAAAATAAATCGGTCCTACTATAACCTCGTACCAAGGTGACTCCATACTTATCTAGGgcttacagtttttttttaacggtTGCACGTTTTcttgaaaaaagtgaaatccTGAATGAATCTTTTCTAGACAATTCATTATTGAGTCATCAAGAAAACTGAGAGATTAAAACCTTTAATATTGGCCGCTGTAATGCACTATTATAATTAgtggtgagtattggcaaggatgttgtaatacgatacgtatcgcgATAATTGGGTCACGATATGATATTTTCGCGATTTATCGCTATATTCTACCCAGTtcatatcaaaattaaatgtagagatgaaaaatcaagttgctgtatatgttcatcagaagatattgatcattcagaggacaaattgagtcaaaactatttgcttcaaaacatcctatttatcatttattattattagtgtttttcagtgttacacactgccatcatgaaagaaacaagtttcttttcactgaaactactgtgtagaagtctcacagtaaccatgacaacataatgatggcattgtaaccactgtaagtgagaacattaaggataaatcaccctgagttactgacgatgcacaaaaataagaacaaataaTTTATCCcattgtatcagtttaagcactgatctgaacacattgaaagcattgtaaccgccactgaaatattgcacaaatacacaaaaatattgatgagACCTTGAGCAGGAACAGGTggtgaatacagcacaatcgTTTCTGTTCAAAAGCACAATGAATAATGCAGTCATAGTGtacaaacacatgaaaaattgtacacatgaacactcATTTGATAAGATGATTAATATAATCGTTGCCGCAAcaagggtcattccatgtcattgcCACAAATTTTCAGATCtcacgcactttggtctcaaaaacaTCTGATAttgttaccaattgttctgtgattattcaataggcacacataggaaactgaaatttagtataataatacagctccacctactctctctgaatatacaacaaaattctgctatacatcctatctggtggacatgccagcccctcaaaactaaaaaaaagtttgtcagggTTTGGGGCTGGAACATATTTGGGCCTTCAGATAACAACTTAGCATTTGCCTCaactccctgtaatttgatcatctttgagctatgtacatagactgtttaaatcactaatgattagtcggATACAGTATATGcgttggttcttgggtgacagtctcttgaaatccgaaaaaatccttttttataaactattttcattggcccataactgcatgtgggaatgtaagaaaaaatctctGTTTCGGTTCATGATATAAAGTGttaaaatcttcatttttattttggaccccaactttgtaGTAGattggccatctggcatactgggcatCATCCCGGTGGGCCATCAACCCAAAGTAGGCTGGTCCAGTCAGCTATGTTTTAAGTTAGAGGAGGCAGgcatggtaacaggtggtcaaaaatgctccaaaagtggcaaaaacgtggcgaGAAAAGAGTgttaagtgactaaaatgggccaaaatcagtcaagagtggccaacaaatgggcaaataaagaggattCAGGTTACCTGTTGTTTTCACAGAGATCTTCCAATGAAGCCCTCGGCTGAGGCTCTTGCGTGTGTGAGCTGGTTGGCTCATGTGGTGGTCGGGCTCCAGGAGAGGGGCTCTCTGATCAGCCCGTGGTCCCTGATGGCCTGCCTGTTGATCCAGGAGCCGACCACGGTGTTAGCAGAGCAGGGTCTGCTGTGGGATGACCTCACAGAGAAGACACTGTGGTTAAGGAAGATGGTGCTGGACTTTGGGGCTCGTCTTAACTGGCCTGGTTGGTTGGATTTATTTCATATGTTATATGTATCGGATGatgaaaaaaaagctgtttttataTTGTTTCGTGTGCAGTTCCATAAATGACCTGTAGGTAGCCTTTCTAAGGTTTAgccttaaagcagtggttcccaacctttttaggGTCACGACGCTAATTTGatgtcacaaatttctggtgaccccagagacatttttttttcttttctctttaattattattagattTGTCAAAAAGAGCCAAGATTAGTGCACAAACTCATATATTTCTATACTTCTATTTTtgaaactagatttatatttgagaaagtgaaagtatagaatacagttgtttgagatcatgtgtggtgtttaataaaataaattaaaaaaataataataatagagcaATAGtttctagacatttcaggtgaccccatttgatATTTGGGCGACCCCACCTGGGGTCAAGAGCCCAAGGTTGAAAATTACTGCCTtaggcacatgtgtcaaactagagcatccaatttagcccacagaagaaagtaaaaatgacagacaaatcatgaattattttgtaaattgccaaaatcacaaatttaatgaaacgggacaatatttttaggggcttgtttttttgtttttgttttttgtttgtgttacagGAATTcagccttttttaattgcaaattgtggaaagaacttttGATATTTctacaaatcttgcaatttctcaaaaataattgcacaaaattcctctaaattacacaaaaattggttagaaaatcaatcatttttaaaatgaatttaatttaatttaatttatttgctcGGCCGACGCTCTGATGGCTGATTTTGGCAAGTAAATCACGGacagttgaagacacacaaaccctgagaatagacGTCCTTTTAGGTGGGAATCCTTAACAGTCcataattactcactaacttcagccagcagagcatgtcagcacactgtttaagggagaataaaggtcccttaggagagctcttcttctctgctttattgtctactaccaaaccgtaGAGTAGGacctgtcgccccctgcggtcaaatagtttttttgagTCACAACTGCTTTTACCCtcctcagtaaacaaaagaggtttacattgacatcgttaacttttcctgtgttttttagagcaaccaaaaggagcacaagttggcattttgactgaaaaagctgctaaaaggTCTAAAAAGCAGTCTGAAGGCTTCACTCcagtagaaaacaatgggatgtttacaggcagtggagccatgtgacatcatcaatcacgtgactTAAAGATGGAGAAACACAGAAACTAAAACTGTATAgtagtctcatttttaaaaaagtaattaaacgaatatggtgcaaaataatgtgttttgttaggcatagatcttctaataagtacatttcaaaggttttaggccaaacttcTAAAAACAGAGGAGAAAACCTTTATGGAAAGCCAAACTTCTTTTAGTGACAGATTTTTCCTCCAGCTGAATCTGTCGTAGTCTCACCTCAAGAGGCCGATCAGTCAGATTAGATGAATGTGTGTTGGCACGAGGGTTCAGATTCACTTAGATGTTCAGAGGATTAATCCACTTTAAGTAACTTATCCTAAGAAAACCCCAGTAAACTGTCTCACTTCTCAGGTTCAGCCACATAAAcacaaaagcattttttaaCATCGATACAACttcttttgtttgtctttttcctGATTAGAaaagcttcttcttttttttttttaatccaggaGAAGCACCAAACTCAGCTGTAATGTCGTCCGCCATCAGCCTTCATCGCTCCATAGTTTACCTCAAAGCGGGGCGGGTCTACCTGACTCAGGAGGAAGTGCCCTTAAGGAGACACCGGATCAGCCCTGAGGAGGGCGTGTTCCGCACGGCGGTGCCGGTCCTGATGTTGGCCGCCTACAGGAATCAGTCGCTACACGCTTTAGTGCGTCCGGCAATGCTGGCCATGTCTATTTGCATCACAAGAAGCACACAAAGAggtgagagagaaaaatatttactgtaaccagcaacatacaaaatgacgacacactaaatgagagaaaaacacacaagataacttcaaaatacacaaaaataacagagaaaacatacaaaaggacctaagaaacaaccaaacaacaccaaaaacacacacactgagaaagaataatttaaaataataccgacaacacacaaaaacgcacaaaataagagaaaaatatactgaaaaataaaaagaacagacgaacaacaacaaaatacacagaattacaccgagaacacacacattaaggaagaaaaatacttactattaccaacaacacacaaaacgacaataatgACAAACTAAATGagggaaaaacacacacgatcactacaaaaataacaaagaaacatacaaaatgacataagaaacaaccacacaccaaaaacacacacactgagaaagaataatttcaataatgccaataaaacacaaaaacgacaacaaaaacgcacaagatcactacagaaatacacaaaaataacagacaaacacaaaacgacaagatAACAAACAACCCAACGACACTAGGAACACCACAttgagatagaataatttaaataataccaacaacacacaaaataagacaaaatatactgaataataaaaaaaaacagacagacaacaacaaaatacacaaaatgacaatgacgatagaaatgatcttggtgcgtgtgcgtgtgtgtgtgcgtgtgtgtgtgtgtgtgttcacagatGAGCTGTTCAGGTTCTTCTGCTTCCTACAGGAAGTCTTCGCTAATGAATTCATCTTCATCCCCGGGAACTTATCTCAGGTACCAGCCTCCTCTTTAAGCCTCTCAGGACACACGTCTGAAAGTGTGaaattaaaatcattttaaccTGCTTCCTATTTTTTTCCACCTGTAGGACTTTGAGGAGGCGTGTCTCTGCCTGAACAGCTGTGGAGCAGTTTACATTAGTGAACAGGAAGTGAGAGTTTCAGAGCAAAGCTCGGAGGTCATCACCTTCCTGCAGAAGCTGCTCCAACCATTCATAGACTCTTATCAGGTTCTTtaactaatttgtttttttgtttttatgcaaTGCTGAGAGATTTAATTTTGGTCATGTGATACAGTTGACTCTAACAAAGTTTTAGGAAACAGGGATCATCAACATTTGGCGGTTTTACATCTTTTCCACTGagatattgatattggtctgatatcagcagaaaaataaaaccccaaaaaatatttcttcatttatccaatataatatattgtttttattggatttattaaggttatttttgaagggtctttttttcttttttttttaattgtagaatGTTGGTAAAAATGTGTGTAACCTGTTGGTTAATGATAAATGGGTCAATTTTTTATATACCTGCTATTGCTGACTAATATTATttaggtcagtggttcccatACTTTTTCTGTTGCGCCCCCTTTTGAAGAATAAGACATTTACAAccaaatgggtaaaaaaaaaaggtaaaaattgtgattcttcttcaaaactcataaaaattacctaaaatatgcaatcacatattttaaaacagtaataataaagttttttttgagtgtaaatacatttttttttttaaactctttttcaTGTTCAATTATTACCCCAcgcccagtttgggaaccattaCGCTAAGTAACATCatttaatcaagccttttctaacgttccacactacaaaataactaataaaagtatgtttaaTATGTGCTGATAACGTATCAGATCCATATCAGTATCTCAAGACAAGTATTGGTATCGTATCAGTAGTAAAAACCCCTAATTTAGACTTTTGACAAccttatatttaatttaaataacgTTCAGACTGAAAAATCTATTTACTTGTGTTCATATGAGGGATCCTAATCCAGAATCATGGTTTATACCAGATATATGATCATTTTTATTCTGCGAGCATgaacttcttaaatactacattttcattgtttcactttaattagagagTAATATAATAAGGTAGGCTGGCACAAACTTAAAAAGgtttcctattttactagcgaCTAACAAACATCTGTTACTAATCATATAACATGTAac encodes:
- the LOC114457675 gene encoding dihydroxyacetone phosphate acyltransferase-like isoform X1, which encodes MKASDRDLRGMKDDEFVDILEERRCSSDLGHAFRTFNPQPYKGGPPCSAADLNKALLDSHFLHRVVKEVAMETGSSQEKVMEEAGEILVEMSHNLHLPFIRLMGYTFSKVIKRLFTSIFVNMDGLNTLQQAVQENPVILMPNHRSYVDFLIISYILFTYDIPVPVIAAGVPLAEMKIVGEILRRSGAFFIRRSIGSDKLYWAVLSEYVRGIVRHGFAPVEFYVEGLRSRTLKSLTPKLGMMQMVLEPYFKGEVFDITLVPISISYDRVLEESLLARELLGVPKPKESTAGLLKASRVLQEDYGSMQVNFGQPLSVRKLCEGKINRSYYNLVPRDLPMKPSAEALACVSWLAHVVVGLQERGSLISPWSLMACLLIQEPTTVLAEQGLLWDDLTEKTLWLRKMVLDFGARLNWPGEAPNSAVMSSAISLHRSIVYLKAGRVYLTQEEVPLRRHRISPEEGVFRTAVPVLMLAAYRNQSLHALVRPAMLAMSICITRSTQRDELFRFFCFLQEVFANEFIFIPGNLSQDFEEACLCLNSCGAVYISEQEVRVSEQSSEVITFLQKLLQPFIDSYQLIFRCVCEEEQVQVFTEKQFLAAVRALALKLILSGETESELHTYETLSSDTQKNVLSALCRLEAVAKLRTSEINEFKVNKAAVRRITDALCGKIPPQMLQAPPDARL
- the LOC114457675 gene encoding dihydroxyacetone phosphate acyltransferase-like isoform X2, with the protein product MKASDRDLRGMKDDEFVDILEERRCSSDLGHAFRTFNPQPYKGGPPCSAADLNKALLDSHFLHRVVKEVAMETGSSQEKVMEEAGEILVEMSHNLHLPFIRLMGYTFSKVIKRLFTSIFVNMDGLNTLQQAVQENPVILMPNHRSYVDFLIISYILFTYDIPVPVIAAGVPLAEMKIVGEILRRSGAFFIRRSIGSDKLYWAVLSEYVRGIVRHGFAPVEFYVEGLRSRTLKSLTPKLGMMQMVLEPYFKGEVFDITLVPISISYDRVLEESLLARELLGVPKPKESTAGLLKASRVLQEDYGSMQVNFGQPLSVRKLCEGKINRSYYNLVPRDLPMKPSAEALACVSWLAHVVVGLQERGSLISPWSLMACLLIQEPTTVLAEQGLLWDDLTEKTLWLRKMVLDFGARLNWPGEAPNSAVMSSAISLHRSIVYLKAGRVYLTQEEVPLRRHRISPEEGVFRTAVPVLMLAAYRNQSLHALVRPAMLAMSICITRSTQRDELFRFFCFLQEVFANEFIFIPGNLSQDFEEACLCLNSCGAVYISEQEVRVSEQSSEVITFLQKLLQPFIDSYQLIFRCVCEEEQVQVFTEKQFLAAVRALALKLILSGELHTYETLSSDTQKNVLSALCRLEAVAKLRTSEINEFKVNKAAVRRITDALCGKIPPQMLQAPPDARL